In Methanorbis rubei, the DNA window TACCGGATCACGTGACGCAAGAATGCCGATGTCAGGAACAAACGGAATATCATTCCAGGGAGTGCAGTCGCAGTGCGGTGTAATGTTCGTCAGGAAGTTGATGTAGAATGCCTTGCCGATCTTGTTCGCAACAGCTCCCGCCGCATACTCAATCATTCTCTCAACAAAAATCGTACCGTCATCCTTCCAGTCGATATCGATCGCATGCTTCGGACAACAGTTCATACACATCAGACAGCCAATGCAGTGCTCGAGATCAATCGCGATCTCTTTCTCAGCAAGGCTGATACAGAACTCAGGACATGCATTGATGCATGCACCGCAGGTAATGCAGTCATCTTTTTTGATGAACGGACGTGTCGTATGCTGCTCGCGTTTTCCTTCGCCTGATGCACATCCCATGCCGAGATTCTTGAGTGCGCCACCAAACCCGGCAACCTCATGGCCCTTAAAATGAGAGACGACAACGATACTATCAGCAGAAACAATATCTGCGGCAACTTTTACGAACTCGAAATGTTTTCCGTACACCTCGACCAGCTTTTCATTCGTGCCTTTCAGTCCGTCGGCAATAATCACCGGACAGTCAGTCACCGTATAACAGAATCCGTGAGTAAGAGCAG includes these proteins:
- a CDS encoding DUF362 domain-containing protein — encoded protein: MEDVYIARAGALSAKRNTDSKIQALCNAAGLENMVSPGDLTAVKVHFGERGNDAFVSALHVAEVVRQVKGVFAKPFLTDTNTLYLGGRRNAIDHVETALTHGFCYTVTDCPVIIADGLKGTNEKLVEVYGKHFEFVKVAADIVSADSIVVVSHFKGHEVAGFGGALKNLGMGCASGEGKREQHTTRPFIKKDDCITCGACINACPEFCISLAEKEIAIDLEHCIGCLMCMNCCPKHAIDIDWKDDGTIFVERMIEYAAGAVANKIGKAFYINFLTNITPHCDCTPWNDIPFVPDIGILASRDPVALDKACYDLVNEAEGVYGSLLPDHHHCGEEKFTRVWPGTQPELQFSYAEEMGLGRSEYRLKEI